From Candidatus Eremiobacterota bacterium, one genomic window encodes:
- a CDS encoding YlxR family protein translates to MSPQRTCVGCRTALPQPALRRFTRRDGRWVADTGRRSEGRGVYLCSRECAERVAKNKRYPGFSMEALLQW, encoded by the coding sequence ATGAGCCCGCAGCGCACGTGCGTAGGCTGCCGGACCGCGTTGCCGCAGCCGGCGCTGCGCCGCTTCACCCGCCGTGACGGTCGCTGGGTGGCCGACACGGGCAGGCGCTCCGAGGGCCGCGGCGTCTACCTGTGCTCGCGCGAGTGTGCGGAACGGGTTGCAAAGAACAAACGTTATCCGGGGTTCAGTATGGAAGCTCTGCTACAATGGTGA
- the nusA gene encoding transcription termination/antitermination protein NusA: protein MNAEMIAALREIENERNISFESLLEALEAALISAYKRNFGGEANAIVTIDRQTGDYQVYHRRTVVADGEVTDPKLEIAKGEAGARYEPGDFYDEVVTPRDFGRIAAQTAKQVIVQRIREAERDTVYNTYSAKLHDIVLGTVQRYEQRNMYVLLDDRKTEALLPFSEQVSRENYRINDRIRAYVLDVRKTNKGPLVVLSRAAEGLVQRLIEFQVPEIQDDIVEIMAIAREPGARTKVAVTSKRPEIDAVGACLGPKSSRIANVSDELRGEKIDVIRWASELPAFVANALAPAKVLGVELYEDEGIALVIVPDHQLSLAIGREGQNVRLAARLTGWRLDITSDSEAAEARERYAAEREARAAQAGTEEAAVEAEEAVAAEGEEGEAAAIDQDELLRRLEEFKREMFTNE from the coding sequence ATGAACGCAGAGATGATCGCGGCGCTCCGCGAGATCGAGAACGAACGCAACATCAGCTTCGAGTCCTTGCTCGAAGCGCTGGAGGCTGCGCTGATCTCGGCCTACAAGCGGAACTTCGGCGGCGAGGCGAACGCGATCGTGACGATCGACCGCCAGACGGGCGACTATCAGGTCTATCACCGGCGCACCGTCGTCGCCGACGGCGAAGTGACCGATCCGAAGCTGGAGATCGCCAAGGGCGAGGCCGGCGCGCGCTACGAGCCGGGCGACTTCTACGACGAGGTCGTCACGCCGCGCGACTTCGGCCGCATCGCGGCGCAGACGGCGAAGCAGGTGATCGTGCAGCGCATCCGCGAGGCCGAGCGCGACACCGTCTACAACACCTACTCGGCGAAGCTGCACGACATCGTGCTCGGCACCGTGCAGCGCTACGAGCAGCGGAACATGTACGTGCTGCTCGACGACCGCAAGACCGAAGCGCTGCTCCCGTTCAGCGAGCAGGTCTCGCGCGAGAACTACCGCATCAACGACCGCATTCGCGCCTACGTGCTCGACGTGCGCAAGACGAACAAGGGTCCGCTGGTCGTGCTCTCGCGCGCCGCCGAAGGGCTCGTGCAGCGGCTGATCGAGTTCCAGGTTCCCGAGATCCAGGACGACATCGTCGAGATCATGGCGATCGCGCGCGAGCCCGGCGCGCGCACGAAGGTCGCGGTCACCTCGAAGCGGCCCGAGATCGACGCAGTCGGCGCGTGCCTGGGCCCGAAGTCCTCGCGCATCGCGAACGTCTCCGACGAGCTGCGCGGCGAGAAGATCGACGTCATCCGCTGGGCGTCGGAGCTGCCGGCGTTCGTCGCGAACGCGCTGGCGCCGGCGAAGGTCCTCGGCGTCGAGCTCTACGAGGACGAGGGGATCGCGCTGGTCATCGTCCCCGACCACCAGCTCTCGCTGGCGATCGGGCGCGAAGGCCAGAACGTCCGGCTCGCGGCGCGGCTCACCGGTTGGCGCCTCGACATCACCAGCGACTCCGAGGCCGCCGAGGCGCGCGAGCGTTATGCGGCGGAGCGCGAGGCGCGCGCGGCGCAGGCCGGCACCGAAGAGGCGGCGGTGGAGGCCGAGGAAGCCGTCGCGGCCGAAGGCGAGGAAGGCGAAGCGGCGGCGATCGATCAGGACGAACTGCTGCGCCGGCTCGAAGAGTTCAAGCGGGAGATGTTCACGAACGAATGA